A stretch of the Pseudorasbora parva isolate DD20220531a chromosome 13, ASM2467924v1, whole genome shotgun sequence genome encodes the following:
- the tmem51a gene encoding transmembrane protein 51a, whose translation MVRFGSMSYSDQTPPSPSRTSSNNSGAQYATAALGVGLIALGIVMIVWSVVPAGSGGNSSRPGMDSGQVRETSSVAFVLVGGGVALLLLSVCLSVRNKHRAARGQEAGSTPANPQEEGATMAQLAQNFMVPTYEEVVLSGQYPISQSSERHNSVTQLPAYEELEEDQHAVQDGSNPTRRPSSQIDPSTGAGGRRNSRPGRKLIPLKIRRIRSDNLRRKSLSDIQQNNVFTIEPLTPPPQYDDKIPPLPPETQQ comes from the exons ATGGTAAGGTTTGGAAGCATGTCCTACAGCGACCAGACTCCTCCCAGCCCCAGCCGGACCAGCAGCAATAACTCTGGGGCGCAATATGCTACTGCCGCGCTGGGTGTGGGCCTCATCGCTCTGGGGATCGTCATGATTGTGTGGAGTGTGGTGCCGGCGGGGTCCGGAGGGAACAGCTCCAGGCCAGGCATGGACTCCGGTCAAGTTCGGGAGACCTCTTCTGTGGCTTTCGTCCTCGTTGGGGGAGGAGTGGCGCTGCTGctcctgtctgtgtgtctgagtgtaagGAACAAACACCGGGCGGCCAGGGGACAGGAAGCCGGCAGTACACCCGCTAACCCACAGGAGGAGGGGGCTAC GATGGCGCAACTAGCTCAGAACTTCATGGTCCCCACTTATGAGGAGGTGGTTTTGAGTGGCCAGTATCCCATCAGTCAGTCCTCAGAGCGACACAACAGCGTCACCCAGCTGCCAGCCTACGAGGAGCTAGAGGAAGATCAGCACGCCGTACAGGACGGGTCCAACCCAACACGCAGACCGTCATCCCAAATCGACCCCAGCACTGGAGCGGGCGGCCGCAGAAACAGCCGTCCAGGTCGCAAGCTGATTCCCCTTAAAATTAGGCGCATCAGATCTGACAACCTCAGAAGGAAAAGCTTAAGCGATATCCAGCAAAACAACGTGTTCACCATCGAACCCCTCACTCCGCCCCCACAGTATGATGATAAAATCCCTCCACTTCCTCCTGAAACACAACAGTGA